From Vicinamibacterales bacterium, a single genomic window includes:
- a CDS encoding MBL fold metallo-hydrolase, with the protein MPILIPAGNASEWTGPTGNNTWLIPGGEPALVDAGTGRPEHIAAVAAALDGAPLARVLITHWHPDHVSGLPALRERWRKLLVIDAPGPPVPAGDGQLEIVPTPGHSPDHLCFYDRDAGEVYCGDLARMGGTIVIPARKGGDLRAYLASLQRIRDLAPRRLLPGHGPVVDDPLALIDEYVAHRRAREQQILKAMLEGARTVDEIVRRVYPALPETLRDAAADSVRAHLAKLRDDGRAR; encoded by the coding sequence GTGCCCATTCTGATCCCCGCCGGCAACGCGTCCGAGTGGACCGGGCCGACGGGGAACAACACCTGGCTCATTCCTGGCGGCGAGCCCGCGCTGGTCGACGCGGGCACCGGACGGCCGGAGCACATCGCGGCGGTCGCGGCCGCGCTCGACGGCGCCCCGCTCGCGCGGGTGCTCATCACGCACTGGCATCCTGACCACGTCAGCGGGCTGCCGGCGCTGCGCGAGCGCTGGCGCAAGCTCCTGGTGATCGACGCGCCGGGCCCGCCGGTGCCCGCGGGAGACGGCCAGCTCGAGATCGTCCCCACGCCGGGCCACTCACCGGATCATCTGTGCTTCTACGATCGCGACGCGGGGGAGGTCTACTGCGGTGATCTGGCGCGGATGGGGGGCACGATCGTGATTCCGGCACGCAAGGGAGGGGACCTCCGCGCGTATCTCGCGTCGCTGCAGCGCATCCGCGATCTGGCGCCGCGGCGGCTCCTGCCCGGACACGGCCCCGTCGTCGACGATCCGCTGGCGCTGATCGACGAGTACGTCGCACATCGCCGGGCGCGCGAGCAGCAGATCCTGAAAGCGATGCTGGAGGGCGCGCGAACCGTGGACGAGATCGTGCGCCGCGTGTATCCGGCGCTGCCCGAAACGCTGCGCGACGCCGCGGCGGACAGCGTCCGCGCCCACCTCGCGAAGCTCCGAGACGACGGCCGGGCCCGGTAG
- a CDS encoding transcriptional regulator has product MPRKHPPRDEPGRFAYEGLDRVLHEKARLGIMTSLVTRAEGAVFNELKRLCALTDGNLSRHLDVLQDAGLVEAWRGSEGGRPQTLYRLTTEGRGRFVAYLEELEQVVRDALPKAARRPERAPDLPPGFQPA; this is encoded by the coding sequence ATGCCCAGGAAACATCCCCCTCGCGACGAACCGGGGCGATTCGCCTACGAAGGTCTCGACCGCGTGCTGCACGAAAAGGCGCGGCTCGGGATCATGACGTCGCTGGTGACGCGCGCCGAAGGCGCCGTGTTCAACGAACTGAAGCGCCTCTGCGCGCTCACCGACGGCAATCTGAGCCGGCACCTCGACGTGCTGCAGGACGCGGGACTGGTCGAGGCATGGCGCGGATCGGAAGGCGGGCGGCCGCAGACGCTCTACCGGCTCACCACCGAGGGACGCGGCCGATTCGTCGCGTACCTCGAAGAGCTCGAGCAGGTAGTCAGAGACGCGCTGCCGAAGGCCGCCAGACGGCCCGAGCGCGCCCCCGATCTCCCGCCGGGCTTCCAGCCCGCTTGA
- a CDS encoding sulfurtransferase, translating into MKGYANEELLTTPAALAGAQQGSTPPLVIDLRPPEDFAAAHIPGAVHLDLWGVSLIDTDPAPLKAFMWMIDHLFNLRGVTCDTPVVVYDEQSGIRAARAFWFLEYFGHPRVQVLDGGFGAWRRAGLPVTRDAAAPPKSTWAGTPQPHAIATWRDVHTRLGNPDVVLLDTRTDGEYDGSAVRAKRGGRIPGAVHVEWTRNLGADGAFKPAAELRAMYEQAGVTPDKEVITYCQGGYRAAHGYLALRLLGYPRVRNYTGSWKEWGDREDLPVEK; encoded by the coding sequence ATGAAGGGATATGCCAATGAAGAGTTGCTGACCACGCCGGCGGCGCTCGCCGGCGCGCAGCAGGGCTCCACGCCTCCCCTGGTGATCGACCTGCGGCCGCCCGAGGACTTTGCCGCGGCGCACATTCCCGGCGCCGTGCATCTGGATCTGTGGGGCGTGTCGCTCATCGACACGGATCCCGCGCCGCTGAAGGCGTTCATGTGGATGATCGACCACCTGTTCAACCTGCGCGGCGTCACCTGCGACACGCCGGTGGTCGTCTACGACGAGCAGTCGGGGATCCGCGCGGCGCGGGCGTTCTGGTTCCTCGAGTATTTCGGCCATCCGCGCGTGCAGGTGCTGGACGGGGGCTTCGGCGCGTGGCGCCGTGCCGGGCTGCCGGTCACCCGCGACGCGGCCGCGCCGCCGAAGAGCACCTGGGCCGGGACGCCGCAGCCGCACGCGATTGCCACGTGGCGCGACGTCCACACCCGCCTCGGCAATCCGGATGTCGTCCTGCTCGACACGCGCACCGACGGGGAGTACGACGGCAGCGCCGTGCGCGCGAAGCGCGGCGGCCGCATCCCCGGCGCGGTGCACGTCGAGTGGACGCGCAACCTGGGCGCCGACGGTGCGTTCAAACCGGCTGCCGAACTGCGCGCGATGTACGAGCAGGCGGGGGTGACGCCGGACAAGGAAGTCATCACCTACTGCCAGGGGGGGTACCGCGCGGCGCACGGCTACCTCGCCCTGCGGCTGCTCGGATATCCGCGCGTCCGCAACTACACCGGATCGTGGAAAGAATGGGGCGATCGCGAGGATCTCCCGGTTGAGAAGTAG